One region of Salvia miltiorrhiza cultivar Shanhuang (shh) chromosome 3, IMPLAD_Smil_shh, whole genome shotgun sequence genomic DNA includes:
- the LOC131017259 gene encoding F-box/kelch-repeat protein At3g23880-like — protein MVAINTRRSLHLPQELTEVILSSLPVKSLLRFRCVSKSWRSSIDSEKFIKTHLQKSSKNVSLTHHRLITSNVVDSDNPASPFLLLEDSVHIVGCCNGLVCCCIFKEGRFFLWNPATRISKKLPKMPIEKDDLPCQNYGFGWDESSGAYKVFVVLISKGWVGKVYSSNTNSWKTVECFDFCNIFGFEAHFVSGKLHWARMDEYVGRYGYVEDIAAFDLKSEEFGVMKLPCESVMWLGVNANQGCLCAVSYDERTEFGVWLMKQDSWVNVRHVVFYMPYEILPVRCGHDTEIWRVRPLIFELDDPPAQDDDELLPFQKIRASTPRHLYVESLVSLSFLAKASLRRKKQRVNVPKLP, from the coding sequence ATGGTGGCCATAAACACTCGCCGATCTCTCCATCTCCCCCAAGAACTCACCGAAGTAATACTGTCAAGTCTTCCGGTGAAATCACTCCTAAGATTCAGGTGCGTTTCGAAGTCATGGCGCTCTTCGATCGACAGCGAAAAATTCATCAAAACCCACCTCCAAAAGTCATCGAAAAACGTATCTTTAACGCATCACAGGCTCATTACTAGTAATGTTGTCGACTCCGACAATCCGGCGTCGCCGTTCTTATTGTTGGAAGACTCCGTTCATATCGTGGGTTGCTGTAATGGACTGGTCTGCTGCTGCATTTTCAAGGAAGGGCGTTTTTTCTTGTGGAATCCTGCTACCAGAATCTCCAAGAAATTGCCCAAAATGCCAATAGAAAAAGACGATCTCCCCTGCCAGAACTATGGGTTCGGTTGGGATGAATCGAGCGGTGCATACAAGGTGTTTGTTGTTTTGATTAGTAAGGGTTGGGTGGGTAAAGTTTATAGTTCAAACACAAATTCATGGAAAACAGTTGagtgttttgatttttgtaacATATTTGGGTTTGAAGCGCATTTTGTGAGTGGAAAGCTTCATTGGGCGAGGATGGATGAGTACGTGGGTCGTTACGGGTATGTTGAAGACATTGCAGCGTTTGATTTGAAGAGTGAGGAGTTTGGAGTGATGAAGCTGCCATGTGAGTCAGTGATGTGGTTGGGCGTCAACGCCAACCAGGGATGCCTTTGCGCGGTTTCTTATGATGAGAGAACAGAATTTGGTGTGTGGTTAATGAAGCAGGATTCATGGGTGAATGTGAGGCATGTTGTTTTTTATATGCCTTATGAAATTCTTCCAGTTCGTTGCGGACATGATACAGAGATTTGGCGAGTTCGTCCATTGATTTTTGAGCTCGACGATCCTCCAGCACAGGATGATGATGAGCTTTTGCCGTTCCAGAAAATTAGAGCTTCCACGCCGAGGCATCTCTATGTCGAAAGTTTAGTCTCTTTAAGCTTCCTTGCCAAAGCATCTCTACGTCGTAAAAAGCAAAGAGTAAACGTACCAAAGCTTCCTTAG